A window of Caretta caretta isolate rCarCar2 chromosome 13, rCarCar1.hap1, whole genome shotgun sequence contains these coding sequences:
- the MYL9 gene encoding myosin regulatory light polypeptide 9 — protein sequence MSSKRAKAKTTKKRPQRATSNVFAMFDQSQIQEFKEAFNMIDQNRDGFIDKEDLHDMLASLGKNPTDEYLEGMMSEAPGPINFTMFLTMFGEKLNGTDPEDVIRNAFACFDEDATGFIHEDHLRELLTTMGDRFTDEEVDEMYREAPIDKKGNFNYVEFTRILKHGAKDKDD from the exons ATGTCCAGCAAGAGAGCCAAGGCCAAAACCACCAAGAAGCGCCCCCAGCGTGCTACTTCCAATGTCTTTGCCATGTTTGACCAGTCGCAAATCCAGGAGTTCAAGGAGGCTTTCAACATGATTGACCAGAACCGCGATGGCTTCATCGACAAGGAGGATCTGCATGACATGCTGGCGTCTCTAG GGAAGAACCCCACTGACGAGTACCTGGAGGGCATGATGAGCGAGGCGCCGGGTCCCATCAACTTCACCATGTTCCTCACCATGTTCGGAGAGAAGCTGAACGGCACCGACCCAGAAGACGTCATCCGCAATGCCTTTGCCTGCTTCGACGAGGACGCGACAG GTTTCATTCACGAAGACCATTTGCGCGAGCTGCTCACCACCATGGGGGACAGGTTCACAGACGAGGAGGTGGACGAGATGTACCGAGAGGCCCCCATCGACAAGAAAGGCAACTTCAACTACGTGGAGTTCACCCGCATCCTCAAGCACGGAGCCAAAGACAAAGACGACTAG